In Vogesella indigofera, a single window of DNA contains:
- a CDS encoding IscS subfamily cysteine desulfurase encodes MSELKHPIYLDYSATTPVDPRVAEVMIPFLTENFGNPASRSHSYGWTAEEAVENARAQVAALVNCDPKEIVWTSGATESINLALKGAAQFYKSKGKHLITLKTEHKATLDTMRELERQGFEVTYLDVQDNGLLDLAALEAALRPDTILVSVLFVNNEIGVIQDIPAIGDMLRSRGILLHVDSAQATGKIDIDLDKLKVDLMSFSAHKTYGPKGVGALYIRRKPRVRLEAQMHGGGHERGFRSGTLATHQIAGMGEAYRIARESMHAENERIRMLRDRLWAGLQGIEETYLNGDIDARVPHNLNVSFNFVEGESLIMAIKDLAVSSGSACTSASLEPSYVLRALGRNDELAHSSIRFSIGRFTTEADVDYAIKLLQEKIGKLREMSPLWEMFKDGVDLNSIEWAAH; translated from the coding sequence ATGAGCGAGCTGAAACACCCCATTTACCTCGATTACTCCGCGACCACCCCGGTCGACCCGCGTGTGGCGGAGGTAATGATCCCGTTCCTGACCGAAAACTTCGGCAACCCGGCATCGCGCAGCCATTCCTACGGCTGGACCGCCGAGGAAGCGGTGGAAAACGCCCGCGCCCAGGTCGCCGCCCTGGTGAACTGCGATCCGAAAGAAATCGTGTGGACCTCCGGCGCCACCGAATCGATCAACCTCGCGCTCAAAGGCGCCGCCCAGTTCTACAAGAGCAAGGGCAAACACCTGATCACGCTGAAGACCGAACACAAGGCCACGCTGGACACCATGCGCGAGCTGGAACGCCAGGGCTTCGAGGTCACCTACCTCGACGTGCAGGACAACGGCCTGCTCGACCTCGCGGCACTGGAAGCGGCGCTGCGTCCGGACACCATCCTGGTGTCGGTGCTGTTCGTGAACAACGAAATCGGCGTGATCCAGGACATCCCGGCCATCGGCGACATGCTGCGCAGCCGCGGCATCCTGCTGCACGTGGATTCGGCACAGGCCACCGGCAAGATCGACATCGACCTCGACAAGCTGAAGGTCGACCTGATGAGTTTCTCCGCGCACAAGACCTACGGCCCGAAAGGCGTCGGCGCGCTGTACATCCGCCGCAAGCCGCGCGTGCGCCTGGAAGCGCAGATGCACGGTGGCGGCCACGAGCGCGGCTTCCGCTCCGGCACCCTGGCCACGCACCAGATCGCCGGCATGGGTGAGGCCTACCGCATCGCCCGCGAGAGCATGCACGCCGAGAACGAGCGCATCCGTATGCTGCGCGACCGCCTGTGGGCCGGCCTGCAAGGCATCGAGGAAACCTACCTCAACGGCGACATCGACGCCCGCGTGCCGCACAACCTGAACGTGAGCTTCAACTTCGTCGAAGGCGAAAGCCTGATCATGGCGATCAAGGACCTGGCGGTATCGTCCGGCTCCGCCTGTACCTCGGCCTCGCTGGAACCATCCTACGTGCTGCGCGCACTGGGCCGCAACGACGAACTGGCGCACAGCTCGATCCGCTTCTCCATCGGCCGCTTCACCACCGAAGCCGATGTCGACTACGCGATCAAGCTGCTGCAGGAAAAGATCGGCAAGCTGCGCGAGATGTCCCCGCTGTGGGAGATGTTCAAGGACGGCGTCGACCTCAACAGCATCGAATGGGCTGCACACTAA
- the iscU gene encoding Fe-S cluster assembly scaffold IscU has product MAYSDKVMDHYENPRNVGAFDKGDESVGTGMVGAPACGDVMKLQIKVNEQGVIEDAKFKTYGCGSAIASSSLVTEWVKGKTLDQAMALKNTEIAEELALPPVKIHCSILAEDAIKAAVADYKQKHAK; this is encoded by the coding sequence ATGGCATACAGCGACAAGGTAATGGACCACTACGAGAACCCGCGTAACGTGGGGGCTTTTGACAAGGGCGACGAATCGGTTGGCACCGGCATGGTCGGCGCACCGGCCTGTGGCGACGTGATGAAGCTGCAGATCAAGGTCAACGAACAGGGCGTGATCGAAGACGCCAAGTTCAAGACCTACGGCTGTGGCTCCGCCATTGCCTCCAGCTCGCTGGTGACCGAATGGGTCAAGGGCAAGACGCTGGATCAGGCGATGGCGCTGAAGAACACCGAAATCGCCGAAGAACTGGCCTTGCCGCCGGTCAAGATCCACTGCTCGATCCTGGCGGAAGATGCGATCAAGGCGGCCGTCGCCGACTACAAGCAAAAGCACGCTAAATGA
- the iscA gene encoding iron-sulfur cluster assembly protein IscA yields MAITLSENAARHVSNFIAKRGKGLGVRLGVKTSGCSGMAYKLEFVDVASDDDIAFESFGVKVFTDAKSLAYLDGTELDYTKEGLNEGFKFNNPNVKNECGCGESFNV; encoded by the coding sequence ATGGCTATCACGCTTTCCGAAAACGCCGCCCGTCACGTCAGCAACTTTATCGCCAAGCGCGGCAAGGGTCTGGGCGTCCGTCTCGGCGTCAAGACTTCCGGCTGTTCCGGCATGGCCTACAAGCTGGAATTCGTCGATGTCGCCAGCGATGACGACATCGCGTTCGAGAGCTTCGGCGTCAAGGTGTTCACCGACGCCAAGAGCCTCGCCTACCTTGACGGCACCGAGCTGGACTACACCAAGGAAGGCCTCAACGAAGGCTTCAAGTTCAACAACCCGAACGTGAAAAACGAATGCGGTTGTGGCGAGAGCTTCAACGTCTGA
- the hscB gene encoding Fe-S protein assembly co-chaperone HscB, which yields MTADLFSDFQQDHFALFGLPRRFALDGAELDTLWRTAAAQVHPDRFASAGDAEKRVALMAATRVNEAYQTLKSPLARARYLLRLAGVDTAEETNTSMPPAFLMAQMEWREAIEDARHGHDVDALERLSRQLRQDVRAMEDELGEALDEQHDHVSASLLVRKLRFLEKLDQEIGDAIEALLF from the coding sequence ATGACCGCCGACCTGTTCTCCGATTTCCAGCAGGACCACTTTGCCCTGTTCGGCCTGCCGCGCCGCTTTGCGCTGGACGGCGCCGAGCTGGACACGCTGTGGCGTACCGCCGCCGCGCAGGTGCATCCGGACCGTTTCGCCAGCGCCGGCGACGCCGAAAAGCGCGTCGCGCTAATGGCCGCCACCCGCGTCAACGAAGCCTACCAGACGCTGAAATCGCCGCTGGCGCGCGCGCGCTACCTGCTGCGACTGGCCGGTGTCGACACCGCAGAGGAAACCAACACCAGCATGCCGCCGGCGTTCCTGATGGCGCAGATGGAGTGGCGCGAAGCGATCGAGGACGCCCGCCACGGCCACGACGTCGACGCGCTGGAGCGGCTGTCGCGCCAGCTGCGCCAGGACGTGCGCGCGATGGAAGACGAGCTGGGCGAGGCGCTGGATGAGCAGCACGACCACGTCAGTGCCTCGCTGCTGGTGCGCAAGCTGCGTTTTCTGGAAAAGCTGGATCAGGAAATCGGCGACGCCATCGAGGCGTTGCTGTTTTGA
- the hscA gene encoding Fe-S protein assembly chaperone HscA yields MALLQIAEPGLSAAPHQHRLAVGIDLGTTNSLVATVKSGAATVLPDEHGRSLLPSVVRYRDDGRTIVGFEAQAEQSRDPNNTIVSVKRFMGRGLADLLDVARSPYRFVDAPGMVQLVTRAGHKSPVEVSADILRTLRERAEASLGGELIGAVITVPAYFDDAQRQATKDAAKLAGLNVLRLLNEPTAAAIAYGLDNGAEGTYVVYDLGGGTFDVSVLALTRGVFEVLATSGDSSLGGDDFDHRIYCWILEQAGLHGLSAHDTRLLLTRAREAKEALTEHADTRITALLSDGQTIDLQLSQATFHAISKTLIDKTLLPVRKALRDAKIGAEDVKGVVMVGGATRMPQVQKAVGDFFGTPPLTNLDPDKVVALGAAIQANVLAGNKGDDEWLLLDVIPLSLGLETMGGLTEKIIPRNSTIPIARAQEFTTFKDGQTALSVHILQGERELVSDCRSLAKFVLRGIPPMVAGAARIRVTFQVDADGLLAVTAREMISGVEASIEVKPSYGLSDDEITRMLSDSIAHVADDINARKLREAMVDADSLLDAIGVALASDADLLDEAERAALDAAMQALRDAIAAESTKDINACSHKLNQASEPFAARRMDRNIQRALTGKNIETL; encoded by the coding sequence ATGGCCCTACTGCAAATCGCCGAACCCGGCTTATCCGCCGCCCCGCACCAGCACCGTCTGGCGGTCGGGATCGACCTTGGCACCACCAACTCGCTGGTCGCCACCGTGAAAAGCGGTGCCGCCACCGTGCTGCCGGACGAACACGGCCGCAGCCTGCTGCCGTCGGTGGTGCGCTACCGCGACGACGGCCGCACCATCGTCGGTTTCGAGGCGCAGGCGGAACAGAGCCGCGACCCGAACAACACCATCGTGTCGGTGAAACGCTTCATGGGCCGCGGCCTGGCCGACCTGCTGGACGTGGCGCGCAGCCCCTACCGCTTCGTCGACGCGCCGGGCATGGTGCAGCTGGTGACCCGCGCCGGCCACAAGAGTCCGGTGGAGGTGTCCGCCGACATCCTGAGGACCCTGCGCGAACGCGCCGAGGCCAGCCTCGGCGGCGAGCTGATCGGCGCGGTGATCACCGTGCCGGCCTACTTCGACGACGCGCAGCGGCAGGCGACCAAGGACGCGGCCAAGCTGGCCGGCCTCAACGTACTGCGCCTGCTCAACGAACCGACCGCCGCCGCCATCGCCTACGGGCTGGATAACGGCGCCGAGGGCACCTACGTGGTGTACGACCTCGGCGGCGGCACCTTCGACGTATCGGTGCTGGCGCTGACCCGCGGCGTGTTCGAGGTGCTGGCCACCAGCGGCGACTCCTCGCTCGGCGGCGACGACTTCGACCACCGCATCTACTGCTGGATCCTGGAACAGGCCGGCCTGCACGGCCTGTCCGCGCACGACACCCGCCTGCTGCTGACCCGCGCCCGCGAGGCGAAGGAAGCGCTGACCGAGCACGCCGACACCCGCATCACCGCGCTGCTGTCCGACGGCCAGACCATCGACCTGCAACTGTCGCAGGCCACCTTCCACGCCATCAGCAAGACGCTGATCGACAAGACGCTGCTGCCGGTACGCAAGGCGCTGCGCGACGCCAAGATCGGCGCCGAGGACGTCAAGGGTGTGGTGATGGTCGGCGGCGCCACGCGCATGCCGCAGGTACAGAAGGCGGTCGGCGATTTCTTCGGCACCCCGCCGCTGACCAACCTCGACCCGGACAAGGTGGTGGCGCTGGGCGCCGCCATCCAGGCCAACGTACTGGCCGGCAACAAGGGCGACGACGAGTGGCTGCTCTTGGACGTGATCCCGCTGTCGCTGGGGCTGGAAACCATGGGCGGCCTCACCGAGAAGATCATCCCGCGCAACAGCACCATCCCGATCGCGCGGGCGCAGGAATTCACCACCTTCAAGGACGGCCAGACCGCCCTCTCCGTGCACATTCTGCAAGGCGAGCGCGAACTGGTGTCCGATTGCCGCAGCCTGGCCAAGTTCGTGCTGCGCGGCATTCCGCCGATGGTGGCCGGCGCCGCGCGCATCCGCGTTACCTTCCAGGTCGACGCCGACGGCCTGCTGGCAGTGACCGCGCGCGAGATGATCTCCGGCGTCGAGGCCAGCATCGAGGTGAAACCGTCCTACGGCCTGTCCGATGACGAGATCACGCGCATGCTGAGCGACTCGATCGCCCACGTCGCCGACGACATCAACGCGCGCAAGCTGCGCGAGGCGATGGTCGACGCCGACAGCCTGCTGGACGCGATCGGCGTCGCGCTGGCCAGCGATGCCGACCTGCTCGACGAGGCCGAACGCGCTGCGCTGGATGCCGCGATGCAGGCACTGCGCGACGCCATCGCCGCCGAGAGCACCAAGGACATC